A portion of the Gossypium arboreum isolate Shixiya-1 chromosome 8, ASM2569848v2, whole genome shotgun sequence genome contains these proteins:
- the LOC108468862 gene encoding 60S ribosomal protein L37a-like yields the protein MTKRTKKAGIVGKYGTRYGASLRKQIKKMEVSQHSKYFCEFCGKYAVKRKAVGIWGCKDCGKIKAGGAYTLNTASAVTVRSTIRRLREQTES from the exons ATG ACTAAGAGAACGAAGAAGGCCGGAATTGTCGGGAAATACG GTACCCGATATGGTGCCAGTTTGAGGAAGCAAATTAAGAAGATGGAGGTCAGTCAACACAGCAAGTACTTCTGCGAGTTCTGTGGAAAG TATGCAGTGAAGAGAAAGGCTGTTGGAATCTGGGGCTGCAAGGATTGCGGGAAAATCAAAGCCGGGGGTGCTTATACTTTGAA CACTGCTAGCGCTGTGACGGTGAGGAGTACCATTAGAAGGTTGAGGGAGCAAACTGAGAGCTGA